The following proteins are co-located in the Oceanispirochaeta sp. genome:
- a CDS encoding iron ABC transporter permease — translation MPVWIKNLLLILLLTVLVVGSLLLGRYPEPGFINFQSIRTDPIAQNIILNLRLPRIITAVILGSTLALTGLVFQTILGNPLVEAGFLGISQGAAFGAALMIILNVKIPMAITLSAAAFSLAALGLTWSLARAIRFGGWIIRLILAGIIISAVFSSGLGILKYLADPRSQLQEITFWLMGGLSGIGWTELKYMIPFTIPALFLIFLLRWRLNLLSMGDRTAHSMGMSPVLEKNFFLLIAVLATAAVVSYCGIIGWIGLIIPHIARRISGSDTSKSVPTAILTGGIFALICDDAARTVSTGEIPLGILTSLSGALIFTLLMVFSPRRKHI, via the coding sequence ATGCCTGTCTGGATTAAGAACCTTCTGCTGATCTTATTATTGACAGTCCTGGTGGTCGGCTCCCTACTGCTGGGTCGTTATCCAGAGCCGGGTTTTATAAATTTCCAAAGCATTCGCACTGATCCCATAGCTCAGAATATCATTCTGAATCTACGGCTTCCCCGCATAATAACAGCTGTGATTTTGGGAAGTACACTGGCGCTGACAGGACTGGTATTTCAGACAATTCTTGGAAACCCCCTTGTAGAAGCGGGATTTTTGGGAATTTCCCAGGGAGCAGCCTTCGGAGCGGCACTAATGATAATCCTTAATGTGAAAATTCCAATGGCCATCACCCTTTCGGCAGCAGCCTTCTCTTTAGCGGCCCTGGGGCTCACATGGTCCCTGGCCAGGGCGATCCGTTTCGGTGGCTGGATCATCCGTTTGATTCTGGCCGGAATAATCATCTCGGCGGTGTTCTCTTCGGGACTTGGGATTTTAAAATATCTGGCAGATCCGAGAAGCCAGCTTCAGGAGATAACCTTTTGGTTGATGGGAGGGCTGTCCGGGATAGGATGGACAGAACTGAAATACATGATTCCCTTTACAATCCCGGCCCTTTTCCTGATTTTCCTGTTGCGCTGGCGGCTGAATCTTCTCTCCATGGGAGATCGGACAGCCCACTCAATGGGGATGTCTCCGGTTCTGGAGAAGAATTTTTTTCTGCTGATTGCGGTCCTTGCGACTGCAGCAGTGGTTTCCTATTGTGGTATTATCGGTTGGATCGGCCTGATCATTCCCCATATCGCCAGGAGAATATCCGGGAGCGATACATCGAAATCCGTTCCAACAGCAATTTTGACAGGGGGAATCTTTGCTCTTATTTGCGATGATGCGGCACGAACGGTCAGCACAGGAGAAATTCCTCTTGGAATACTGACCTCCCTTTCAGGAGCCCTGATTTTTACTCTTCTTATGGTTTTTTCACCCAGAAGGAAGCATATATGA
- a CDS encoding ABC transporter substrate-binding protein, producing MKTIKFIFTLILICQSFLWGSGSQDTSDSIYKEKTESPIIIHDSLGRRVVLPEIPQRIVQTGSSAFLMNDAIYLFPEAGERVVAMSDSNQKRGYFLPVLDPEYDKKIILPRTINIEEIMAASPDLVLMKDFLFSKYDKEFQKVGIPVIYLNLESPEAWNADLEILGQIFGNQERAEELQKLFSDYTMKVLRPLERLKPEEKKRNLILYYSEKDGTGAFQVPPLSYIQTRMVEMSGSEPVWVKADLGKTWTKVGFEQIAAWDPDQIFLISYRSPVSEVLEIIEDSPYWQELRAYKEGEIHPFPMDFHSWDQPDPRWLIGLQWMASISHPEFFPDLDMNKTAEKFFADFYNISAEDYRSKINPVLEGIE from the coding sequence ATGGGGAAGCGGTTCCCAGGATACATCCGATTCGATTTATAAAGAAAAAACAGAGAGTCCCATTATAATTCATGACTCCCTGGGAAGAAGGGTAGTCCTCCCGGAAATTCCTCAAAGAATTGTTCAGACAGGATCCTCCGCCTTTCTTATGAATGATGCCATCTATTTGTTTCCTGAAGCAGGTGAACGTGTCGTAGCCATGTCAGACAGCAATCAGAAGCGGGGATATTTCCTTCCCGTCCTGGATCCGGAATATGATAAAAAGATCATACTGCCCCGTACGATTAATATCGAAGAGATAATGGCAGCATCTCCGGATCTGGTTCTAATGAAAGATTTTCTATTCAGTAAATATGATAAGGAATTCCAGAAAGTAGGGATTCCTGTCATCTATCTGAACCTGGAATCGCCTGAAGCCTGGAATGCTGATCTTGAAATTCTTGGACAAATATTCGGCAATCAGGAAAGAGCTGAAGAGCTGCAAAAACTCTTTTCTGATTACACAATGAAGGTTCTCCGTCCTCTTGAGAGGCTGAAACCGGAAGAAAAGAAGAGAAACCTCATCCTCTATTACTCCGAGAAAGACGGAACCGGGGCATTCCAGGTCCCCCCTTTGTCCTATATCCAGACCAGAATGGTGGAAATGTCAGGGTCAGAACCCGTCTGGGTGAAAGCGGATCTGGGTAAAACATGGACAAAGGTTGGATTTGAACAGATTGCAGCCTGGGACCCTGATCAGATCTTTTTGATTTCCTATAGGAGTCCTGTCTCAGAAGTCCTGGAGATCATAGAGGACAGCCCGTATTGGCAGGAATTACGTGCCTATAAAGAAGGGGAGATACATCCTTTCCCCATGGATTTTCATAGCTGGGATCAACCGGATCCACGATGGCTGATCGGCCTGCAATGGATGGCGTCAATTTCACATCCAGAGTTTTTTCCAGATCTGGATATGAATAAAACAGCTGAAAAATTCTTTGCCGATTTCTATAACATCTCCGCAGAGGATTACCGCAGTAAGATCAATCCCGTCCTGGAAGGGATTGAATAG
- a CDS encoding MFS transporter — MLTKYLSEDERKDGRRRIYRFQALNGMGFNFMGETPVYLLAIHFGASNIELGYISSVIFLTGFILVALPRLLAGKNLVTVQATAWFIRGLIVLLYLLLFFLEGRPAVLLILIVYTLFCAARMVGVVIWNPLVKMVTTSQNRGEVLAQGNIVNQAASVVSKLISFMITSIQFFTGVAGILLLQIIGVILNSSAAYQLKKVTCRETVEYEKGRNLFVIFKESLSSKEKRFPLMLKWLSIAVMVVNGLTIVFVRKEAGFDANFVFLYTLVIALANIMAGLFGRTFADRIGSRPLLIGVNILLSLSYIIWMLLPLSNGRSLPIFAYFILGFFSNFFLLATNVLVARVLVNSMPENESFSYNSMINFVMAFFSFFSGILGGVLIDWGQSSTMGLPNNFSFLFFFALVLSLLLIFYSLRLIDKGSLSAKETAAIFFSLEGLRAYSYIGKYKAIDDPVKKRTVIMSISQNDAPIATEELRAIISSPLSSSKGEAIKSLFSHPRVELLEDLLREASDSGSYHQLKAIFALGAYEAEASEHVLLSLLDDPDSAVRSTAAKSLGRIGHVQSIERISILADKAEQAMDKINYLIALKNMDTTGSVFEKIFTAAGSFSDGIFRQTYYSLAADLFESTPSLSAVYSSKNLSKGNGVRDFLDQTRDLLVFYNNHRNLVLWFRDRKWAQIGEFCLCSLEESTENEISLLNPFEHLEKAVKEEALRMKGLSGQEDSLIYDNALALVYFTYQILMKRKHHSS; from the coding sequence CCTGTCTATCTTCTGGCCATACACTTCGGCGCATCCAATATTGAATTGGGATATATCTCCTCTGTAATTTTCCTTACAGGCTTTATTCTGGTGGCTCTTCCAAGACTTCTGGCGGGAAAAAATCTGGTTACAGTACAGGCTACAGCCTGGTTTATCCGCGGACTTATTGTCCTGTTGTATTTATTGTTGTTCTTTCTTGAAGGCCGGCCGGCAGTCCTCTTGATTCTGATTGTTTACACCCTGTTCTGTGCTGCAAGAATGGTCGGAGTGGTTATCTGGAATCCTCTTGTCAAAATGGTCACGACTTCTCAAAACAGAGGAGAAGTCCTGGCTCAGGGGAACATTGTCAATCAGGCTGCTTCTGTTGTTTCCAAACTGATAAGCTTTATGATTACATCCATCCAGTTTTTTACCGGTGTGGCAGGCATATTACTTCTGCAGATCATTGGCGTCATTCTCAATAGTTCCGCGGCGTATCAACTGAAAAAGGTGACCTGCCGAGAGACTGTTGAATATGAGAAAGGGAGGAATCTCTTTGTCATATTCAAAGAATCTCTATCAAGTAAAGAAAAGCGTTTCCCTCTGATGCTGAAATGGTTGTCCATTGCCGTTATGGTTGTCAATGGACTTACAATTGTATTTGTTCGAAAGGAAGCAGGATTTGATGCCAACTTTGTCTTTCTCTACACACTGGTTATCGCTTTGGCCAATATAATGGCAGGTCTTTTTGGACGAACTTTCGCTGATAGAATCGGTAGCCGACCACTCTTGATAGGTGTCAATATTCTCCTCTCTTTATCTTATATCATCTGGATGTTGCTGCCTCTTTCAAATGGCCGCAGTTTGCCTATTTTTGCTTATTTCATCCTGGGTTTCTTTTCTAATTTTTTCCTTTTGGCAACGAATGTACTGGTCGCGCGGGTCCTTGTGAATTCCATGCCTGAGAATGAATCATTCAGTTATAATTCAATGATCAATTTTGTTATGGCTTTCTTCTCCTTCTTCAGTGGTATTCTTGGAGGGGTTCTCATTGACTGGGGGCAGAGTTCCACAATGGGTCTCCCCAACAATTTCAGCTTTCTCTTTTTCTTTGCTCTCGTTTTAAGTCTTCTTCTTATTTTCTATAGTTTGAGATTGATCGATAAGGGAAGTCTCTCTGCAAAAGAAACAGCAGCAATATTCTTTTCCCTGGAGGGATTGAGAGCCTACAGTTATATTGGAAAGTATAAGGCTATCGATGATCCAGTAAAAAAACGAACTGTTATAATGTCCATCAGCCAGAATGATGCTCCCATTGCCACAGAAGAATTAAGGGCTATCATCTCATCTCCACTGTCTTCGAGTAAAGGAGAGGCAATCAAATCTCTATTCTCCCATCCTCGGGTCGAACTTCTCGAGGATTTGCTTCGCGAAGCATCTGACTCAGGCTCCTACCATCAGCTCAAGGCCATCTTTGCCCTGGGAGCTTATGAAGCTGAGGCTTCGGAACATGTACTGCTGTCACTTTTGGATGATCCCGATTCGGCGGTCCGCTCTACAGCGGCTAAATCACTTGGTAGAATCGGTCACGTACAATCGATAGAACGAATTAGTATTCTGGCTGATAAGGCTGAACAAGCCATGGATAAAATCAATTATCTCATCGCGCTGAAAAATATGGATACCACCGGTTCGGTGTTCGAAAAAATATTTACTGCTGCCGGCAGCTTCAGTGATGGTATTTTCCGCCAAACCTACTATTCTCTTGCCGCTGATCTGTTTGAGTCGACCCCATCTCTTTCGGCTGTGTACAGTTCTAAAAATCTGAGTAAAGGCAATGGTGTGAGGGACTTTCTGGACCAAACAAGAGATTTACTCGTTTTCTATAATAATCACCGCAACCTGGTTCTCTGGTTTCGTGATAGGAAATGGGCTCAGATAGGAGAATTCTGCCTTTGTTCCCTGGAGGAGTCCACCGAAAATGAAATCTCTTTGTTAAACCCGTTTGAACACCTTGAAAAAGCTGTAAAAGAAGAGGCTTTGAGGATGAAGGGGCTTTCAGGGCAGGAAGATTCTCTTATTTATGACAATGCCCTCGCCCTTGTGTATTTTACTTATCAGATATTGATGAAGAGGAAACATCACAGCTCTTAA
- a CDS encoding nucleoside-triphosphatase: protein MNHYILTGKREAGKTRFCQILFRAAVARKMTVAGILTLTQREEDLRAVDLYTEESRRLAIFNRTSFSVEAPGDDKTSRTKQWTFDASTLSWGNQRIRKAPSSNLFILDEAGILEFERDQGWTAGMARMDSQTDHCSVVVVRPELINQARKRWSNSEILYIEEQKNLREEEFISQILGTC, encoded by the coding sequence ATGAACCACTATATCCTTACAGGAAAAAGAGAAGCCGGAAAGACCAGGTTTTGTCAGATCCTCTTTCGTGCAGCAGTTGCAAGGAAAATGACTGTGGCAGGCATTCTGACCCTGACCCAGAGAGAGGAAGACTTAAGGGCAGTAGACCTTTACACCGAAGAGAGCCGCCGCTTAGCAATTTTCAACAGAACATCCTTCTCAGTGGAGGCTCCCGGAGATGATAAAACATCTCGCACAAAACAATGGACCTTTGATGCAAGTACTCTCTCATGGGGAAACCAACGCATCAGAAAGGCCCCCTCTTCCAACTTATTTATCCTGGATGAAGCGGGAATCCTTGAATTTGAAAGGGATCAAGGATGGACAGCAGGAATGGCAAGGATGGATTCTCAGACTGATCACTGCAGTGTTGTTGTCGTTCGCCCTGAACTGATCAATCAAGCCAGGAAACGATGGAGCAATTCTGAAATTCTTTATATAGAAGAGCAGAAAAACCTCCGGGAAGAAGAATTCATTTCCCAGATTCTTGGAACTTGTTAG
- a CDS encoding ATP-binding protein, whose translation MKRSITNQVLEDMKKKIVLISGPRQSGKTILSKMLCSEFDYFNYDEPAQRLILKSKTWDRKKPLIIFDELHKMDQWKLFLKGIYDTEGIPPALVVTGSARMEAFRKVGDSLAGRYFSHRLHPLDIKEASSFLEPREAMERILKVGGFPEPFLENSSRFYARWKRSHLDVILRQDMIDLTAITDIQSIETLLEMLRSRVGSPVSYASLAGDLQKDAKTVKSWLLLLENLYVIFPVRPWHRNVARSILKEPKYYFYDTGQLAKDEGMRIENLTACSLLKYAHSLEDGAGIRCSLCYFRTKDGKELDFVLSMDDRIAAAYEVKRSNTDLSPGFRHFSSHIADAVKVQLVAYPDREKTYPTGEEVRSLPEYLADLDLE comes from the coding sequence ATGAAACGTTCTATTACCAATCAAGTCTTAGAAGATATGAAAAAAAAAATTGTGCTGATTTCCGGGCCCCGGCAGTCAGGTAAAACAATTCTTTCAAAAATGCTATGTTCTGAGTTCGATTATTTCAATTATGACGAGCCTGCTCAAAGGCTTATTTTAAAATCGAAAACTTGGGACAGAAAAAAACCGCTTATTATTTTTGACGAACTTCACAAAATGGATCAATGGAAACTGTTTTTGAAAGGAATATACGATACCGAAGGTATTCCTCCTGCTCTGGTTGTAACCGGCAGCGCTCGCATGGAGGCATTCCGTAAAGTCGGAGATTCATTAGCAGGACGCTATTTTTCCCACCGCCTCCATCCATTGGATATTAAGGAAGCTTCCTCATTTTTGGAGCCTCGTGAAGCAATGGAGCGTATTCTGAAAGTCGGTGGATTTCCGGAACCTTTTCTGGAAAATAGCAGTCGTTTTTATGCACGTTGGAAGAGGTCTCATCTGGATGTCATACTGAGACAGGATATGATCGACTTAACTGCGATTACAGATATTCAGAGCATTGAAACATTGCTGGAAATGCTTCGGAGCCGGGTTGGATCTCCTGTTTCTTATGCTTCTTTAGCCGGGGATTTGCAGAAAGATGCCAAAACAGTAAAATCCTGGCTCCTCCTTCTGGAGAACCTGTATGTGATTTTTCCAGTACGTCCATGGCACAGAAATGTTGCTCGGTCTATTCTCAAAGAGCCTAAGTATTATTTCTATGATACGGGACAGCTTGCTAAAGATGAAGGGATGAGAATTGAAAATCTAACAGCATGTTCTCTTTTAAAATATGCCCATTCTCTGGAAGACGGTGCTGGTATACGATGTAGTCTCTGCTATTTTCGTACAAAAGACGGTAAAGAGCTGGATTTTGTACTGTCTATGGATGACCGCATCGCAGCAGCATATGAAGTTAAACGGTCCAACACCGATTTGTCTCCTGGATTCAGGCATTTTTCCTCTCATATTGCCGATGCAGTGAAAGTGCAACTTGTTGCCTATCCGGATAGAGAGAAGACCTATCCTACAGGAGAAGAAGTCCGAAGTCTGCCTGAATACCTGGCGGACTTAGACTTAGAATGA
- a CDS encoding ABC transporter ATP-binding protein codes for MSHIMEFRNVRFNWHRKDSPLFPSLDMQVPAGIATALLGPNGAGKTTIMDLSLGWRTPQSGEILLQEYPINQWSHRKRGQFMALVPQDEIIQFDYSVLEYILLGRSPYLPPLGNPGQEDRRIALEALEEAGIDHLVKRKVSRLSGGERQLVLLARALTQQPKLLLLDEPASHLDLHNREKILHILEKLKQRGISIFFTSHDPELVIRLADHAILLKNGSVIQCGPSESILNDENLTDLYNIPVKIGTIEGQRVLIWGQSRREPG; via the coding sequence ATGAGTCATATCATGGAATTCCGGAATGTCAGATTTAATTGGCACCGAAAAGATTCTCCCCTCTTCCCCTCTCTGGATATGCAGGTACCCGCAGGAATAGCAACGGCTCTATTAGGACCCAACGGAGCAGGGAAAACGACCATTATGGATCTGTCTCTAGGGTGGCGTACTCCACAAAGCGGTGAGATCCTGCTCCAGGAATATCCCATCAATCAGTGGAGTCATAGAAAAAGAGGACAGTTTATGGCCCTGGTCCCTCAGGATGAAATTATTCAATTCGATTATTCTGTTCTGGAATATATTCTTCTGGGACGAAGCCCCTACCTCCCGCCCCTTGGAAATCCGGGCCAGGAGGATAGAAGAATCGCTCTGGAAGCTCTGGAGGAGGCAGGAATTGATCATCTTGTCAAAAGGAAAGTATCCCGTCTAAGCGGAGGAGAACGGCAGCTGGTTCTACTGGCAAGAGCACTGACCCAGCAGCCTAAACTATTGCTCCTGGACGAACCGGCGTCCCACCTTGACCTGCATAACAGGGAAAAGATTCTTCATATATTGGAAAAACTGAAACAGAGGGGAATCAGCATTTTTTTTACATCCCACGATCCGGAACTTGTCATTCGTCTGGCTGACCATGCCATCCTTCTGAAAAATGGATCTGTGATTCAGTGTGGACCTTCAGAGAGTATTCTGAATGATGAAAATCTGACAGACCTCTACAACATTCCGGTAAAAATCGGAACGATAGAGGGACAAAGAGTTCTGATATGGGGGCAATCCCGAAGGGAACCCGGATGA